A region of Beijerinckia sp. 28-YEA-48 DNA encodes the following proteins:
- a CDS encoding FAD-binding protein, whose translation MDLNLNADVLVIGGGPAGCWAALTAAENGARVVLAEKGYVGTAGATAAGNTTIIHTPPDSVLRQEAIGRRVARGLGLVEPERVDAVLQETYTGLNQLSAWGYRFPNDDHGTPFFGSMRGVDYLRFMRQRLIKMGVQILDQSPALGLLQNDGVVAGAHGESRLSGEAWLVQAKAVVISTGGCAFLSGALGTNNLTGDGYLMAAEAGAALSSMEFTGQYGISPAHSSVTKGIIYFWSSFYDADHRLIETKGDRQDIVARHLVKGPVYAVIDKADPHLREGMRRGQPNIFVPFDRAGIDPFTQKFEVTLRHEGTVRGTGGLSIDALGATTVPGLYAAGDAAARDQMTGATSGGGGPNASWALATGVWSGKSAAAFAKSIGLRGSARALKAPREAVFRQPGKADAPDVIARIQEHILPLDRGFYRSASRLIESATALDGLWCDASRAVSAGVRAREATAMLATARWITASARVRYESRGIHRRIDVAASHPAWTVPVTSGGLERVWAGPDATFKEAVGQ comes from the coding sequence GTGGACCTGAATTTAAACGCCGACGTTCTCGTTATCGGCGGCGGACCAGCCGGCTGCTGGGCGGCGCTGACCGCCGCTGAAAACGGCGCCCGCGTGGTCCTCGCCGAAAAGGGCTATGTCGGCACCGCCGGCGCCACCGCCGCCGGCAATACGACGATCATTCACACCCCACCCGACAGCGTCCTGCGCCAGGAGGCCATCGGGCGGCGCGTCGCGCGCGGCCTTGGCCTGGTCGAGCCGGAACGGGTCGATGCGGTGCTGCAGGAAACCTATACCGGGCTGAACCAGCTGTCGGCCTGGGGCTACCGCTTTCCCAACGACGATCATGGCACGCCCTTCTTCGGCTCCATGCGCGGCGTCGATTATCTGCGCTTCATGCGCCAGCGCCTGATCAAGATGGGCGTTCAAATCCTCGATCAGAGCCCAGCGCTGGGCCTGCTGCAAAACGACGGCGTCGTCGCTGGCGCCCATGGCGAAAGCCGCCTTTCCGGCGAGGCCTGGCTGGTACAGGCCAAGGCCGTCGTCATCTCCACCGGCGGCTGCGCCTTTCTCAGCGGCGCGCTCGGCACCAACAATCTCACCGGCGACGGCTATCTTATGGCGGCTGAGGCCGGCGCCGCGCTCTCCAGCATGGAATTCACCGGCCAGTATGGCATCTCGCCGGCCCATTCCAGCGTCACCAAGGGCATCATCTATTTCTGGTCGTCCTTCTACGATGCCGATCATCGCCTGATCGAAACCAAGGGCGACCGCCAGGACATTGTCGCGCGCCATCTCGTCAAAGGCCCTGTCTATGCGGTGATCGACAAGGCCGATCCGCATCTGCGTGAAGGCATGCGGCGCGGACAGCCGAATATTTTCGTGCCGTTCGATCGCGCCGGCATCGATCCGTTCACGCAAAAATTCGAAGTAACTTTGCGGCATGAAGGCACCGTGCGCGGCACCGGCGGCCTTTCCATCGACGCACTGGGCGCCACCACAGTTCCCGGCCTCTATGCGGCCGGCGATGCGGCGGCGCGCGACCAGATGACGGGCGCAACAAGCGGTGGCGGCGGTCCCAATGCGTCTTGGGCACTGGCAACGGGTGTGTGGTCGGGCAAGTCCGCAGCCGCCTTCGCCAAGAGCATCGGCCTGCGTGGTTCCGCGCGCGCCCTCAAGGCGCCGCGCGAAGCCGTCTTCCGCCAACCGGGTAAGGCTGATGCGCCCGATGTTATCGCGCGCATTCAGGAACATATCCTGCCGCTCGATCGCGGCTTCTATCGCAGCGCCAGCCGTCTGATCGAAAGCGCCACGGCGCTTGATGGCTTGTGGTGCGATGCATCGCGCGCTGTCTCCGCCGGCGTTCGCGCCCGAGAAGCGACCGCCATGCTCGCCACCGCGCGCTGGATCACCGCCAGTGCGCGCGTGCGTTACGAAAGTCGCGGCATTCATCGCCGCATCGATGTTGCGGCCTCCCATCCCGCCTGGACTGTTCCCGTCACCTCCGGTGGCCTTGAGCGCGTCTGGGCCGGCCCGGATGCAACCTTCAAGGAAGCGGTCGGACAATGA
- a CDS encoding ferredoxin family protein: MIELVSESRCINCDLCVAACPDNVFDAVADAPPVIARQQDCQTCFLCELYCPADALYVSPLLVPDAQVNEAELVASGLLGSFRREMGWRSAKPRGTHLDLTHRMFADNRVAP; the protein is encoded by the coding sequence ATGATCGAGCTTGTCAGCGAAAGCCGCTGCATCAATTGCGACCTGTGCGTCGCCGCCTGTCCCGACAATGTCTTCGACGCAGTGGCGGACGCGCCGCCTGTGATCGCGCGCCAGCAAGACTGCCAGACGTGCTTTCTCTGCGAATTGTATTGCCCGGCCGATGCGCTCTACGTCTCGCCCCTGTTGGTGCCGGACGCACAGGTGAACGAGGCCGAGCTCGTGGCCTCGGGCCTGCTGGGCAGCTTTCGCCGCGAAATGGGTTGGCGCAGCGCCAAGCCGCGCGGCACCCATCTCGATCTCACCCACCGCATGTTCGCCGACAACCGCGTTGCTCCCTGA
- a CDS encoding ABC transporter ATP-binding protein, whose protein sequence is MSLASPLASPDAIVFQPMALPPTLSLRGVGKQYQVDGRDLPVLRQIDIDLRRGEFLSIVGASGCGKSTLLRLIVGLDDQFDGDILIDGQAIQGPGGERSIVFQDHRLFPWLTIADNVALGLDSFDIAAKERDQRVAELLELVGLSNFAGAYPHQLSGGMAQRAAIARALVSDPEILLMDEPFGALDSLTRSYLQEELLRIWAARKVTAIVVTHDVEEALFLSDTVIVMEPRPGRIQNLIHVDLPRPRDRASPAFSALKTKILSTLRR, encoded by the coding sequence ATGTCTCTCGCCAGCCCCCTTGCCAGCCCCGACGCCATCGTCTTTCAACCCATGGCTTTGCCGCCGACCTTGAGCCTACGCGGTGTCGGCAAGCAGTATCAGGTCGACGGCCGCGACCTGCCGGTGTTGCGGCAGATCGATATCGACCTGCGGCGCGGCGAATTTCTCAGCATCGTCGGCGCGTCCGGTTGCGGCAAATCCACGTTGCTGCGGCTCATCGTCGGGCTCGACGATCAGTTCGACGGCGATATTCTGATCGACGGCCAGGCGATTCAGGGACCGGGCGGCGAGCGCAGCATCGTCTTTCAGGATCATCGGCTGTTTCCCTGGCTGACGATTGCCGACAATGTCGCCCTCGGCTTGGACAGTTTCGACATCGCGGCCAAGGAGCGCGACCAGCGTGTCGCCGAACTCCTGGAACTCGTCGGCTTGTCTAACTTTGCTGGCGCCTATCCGCACCAGCTCTCCGGCGGCATGGCGCAGCGCGCGGCGATCGCCCGCGCTCTCGTGTCCGATCCCGAGATCCTGCTGATGGACGAACCTTTCGGCGCCTTGGATTCGCTCACCCGTTCCTATCTGCAAGAGGAACTGCTGCGCATCTGGGCCGCCCGCAAGGTCACCGCCATCGTCGTCACCCACGATGTTGAGGAAGCCTTGTTTCTGAGCGACACCGTCATTGTCATGGAACCCCGGCCGGGACGCATCCAGAACCTCATCCACGTCGATCTGCCGCGCCCCCGCGACCGAGCCTCGCCGGCATTCTCGGCTCTGAAAACGAAAATTCTGAGCACACTGCGGCGATAG
- a CDS encoding ABC transporter substrate-binding protein, whose amino-acid sequence MLINRRHFTAALASLSSLALARPSSAQALPSLIRFGDVGFGLGTPFGQGILSVADAKGFIAKEFDGTPVKVQFTYFTGTGPAINEALANSQLDFASYGSVPNAIGKANGLPTKLLLSYGGTNMFAGTRPDLPIRSIADLKGKRVTLQKATILHWGLIRALQEAGLSEKDVTIVDLKNADQFAAIAAKSVDAIFGASYILPLREKGIINLFYNSRDLGPRGSGFGAILSTDDFAKQYPEATTAVLRGILRADAYIADEANRDEVFKIWSRTGTPFELFKTEYEGLSLKEAYNPLIDEFFYNRYRSVLTFNKEQKLIRNDIDLNAWVDDSFLTKALEQTGLQNFWPQRRDNGSVI is encoded by the coding sequence ATGCTCATCAATCGTCGCCATTTCACCGCCGCCCTCGCCTCGCTATCGTCCTTGGCACTCGCCCGCCCCTCATCGGCGCAGGCCTTGCCGTCGCTCATCCGCTTCGGCGATGTCGGCTTTGGCCTCGGCACGCCGTTTGGCCAGGGCATTCTCTCGGTCGCTGACGCCAAGGGTTTCATCGCCAAGGAATTCGACGGCACGCCGGTGAAGGTGCAGTTCACCTATTTCACCGGTACCGGACCCGCGATCAACGAAGCGCTCGCCAACAGCCAGCTTGATTTCGCCTCCTATGGATCGGTGCCCAACGCCATCGGCAAAGCCAATGGCCTGCCGACCAAGCTGCTGTTGTCTTATGGCGGCACCAATATGTTCGCCGGCACGCGGCCCGACCTACCGATCCGCAGCATCGCCGATCTGAAGGGCAAACGCGTGACCTTGCAGAAGGCCACGATCCTGCATTGGGGCCTCATCCGCGCCTTGCAAGAAGCCGGCCTGTCGGAAAAGGATGTGACCATCGTCGATCTGAAGAACGCCGATCAGTTCGCCGCCATCGCGGCCAAAAGCGTCGACGCAATTTTCGGCGCCAGCTACATCCTGCCGCTGCGCGAGAAGGGCATCATCAATCTCTTCTACAACTCCCGCGATTTGGGACCGCGCGGCTCGGGCTTTGGCGCCATCCTGTCGACCGATGATTTCGCCAAGCAATATCCGGAAGCGACCACCGCCGTGTTGCGCGGCATTCTGCGCGCCGATGCCTATATCGCCGACGAGGCGAACCGCGACGAAGTGTTCAAGATCTGGAGCCGCACCGGCACGCCGTTTGAACTGTTCAAGACGGAATATGAAGGCCTGTCGCTCAAGGAGGCGTATAATCCGTTGATCGACGAGTTCTTCTACAACCGCTATCGCAGCGTTCTCACTTTCAACAAAGAGCAGAAGCTGATCCGCAACGATATCGACCTCAACGCCTGGGTCGATGACAGCTTCCTCACCAAAGCGCTGGAACAGACTGGCCTGCAAAATTTCTGGCCACAGCGACGCGACAACGGCTCAGTCATTTAA
- a CDS encoding ABC transporter permease, protein MTDILLPRDARPKLPDLRGLVVPVLFLGAWLALVDTGLVEHPLLVPLTKVLSAPFVDPDGQQIWVALGISLLRGTIGFVLGASLGVTLGILLGLSRTATTTVSPTIHTLRQITLFAWIPLLTAWFGTGEGSKLVFIALSAFFPTFLNTELGLRTVPLSYREVAIVTRMPVRRRIIRLMLPGALPSILIGLEIALLTAWIGTIGAEYAVGSGRGIGAYLAAARELFRMDLVLIGVLVLAIVGYGLSLASRQLFRFCVKWKTR, encoded by the coding sequence ATGACTGACATCCTGCTGCCGCGCGACGCTCGCCCCAAGCTTCCTGATCTGCGCGGCCTCGTCGTTCCCGTGCTGTTTCTGGGTGCGTGGCTGGCGCTGGTCGATACCGGCCTCGTCGAACATCCGCTGCTCGTGCCGCTGACCAAGGTTCTCTCCGCGCCTTTCGTAGATCCCGATGGCCAGCAGATCTGGGTGGCGCTCGGCATCAGCCTTCTGCGCGGCACTATCGGTTTCGTTCTCGGTGCCAGCCTAGGCGTTACGCTTGGCATTCTGCTCGGTCTTTCACGCACCGCGACAACGACAGTGTCGCCGACCATTCATACCTTGCGACAGATCACGCTCTTTGCCTGGATTCCTTTGCTGACCGCCTGGTTCGGCACCGGCGAAGGCTCAAAGCTCGTCTTCATCGCGCTGTCGGCCTTCTTCCCCACATTCCTGAACACGGAGCTGGGCCTGCGCACGGTGCCGCTCAGCTATCGCGAGGTGGCGATCGTAACGCGCATGCCGGTACGCCGGCGCATTATCAGGCTGATGTTGCCCGGTGCCCTGCCCTCCATTCTCATCGGCCTGGAGATCGCGCTGCTGACCGCCTGGATCGGCACGATCGGCGCCGAATATGCCGTGGGTTCCGGGCGTGGCATCGGCGCTTATCTGGCTGCCGCGCGCGAACTGTTCCGCATGGACCTTGTTCTGATCGGCGTGCTCGTCCTCGCCATCGTCGGCTATGGGCTTAGCCTGGCCAGCCGCCAGCTCTTTCGATTTTGCGTGAAGTGGAAAACTCGCTGA
- a CDS encoding GFA family protein: protein MTVRLKGACHCRAVTFEVESHTPAPFMLCYCSICRKQQGGGGFAINLGADSRKMSVSGKKHLGVYQAEIEDDEHEGCEVSSGQRNFCKKCGAALWLYDPTWPELIHPFASAIDSELPQPPERVHIMLKYKASWVEPDIGPADKVFDVYPEESIADWHRRTGMWVD from the coding sequence ATGACTGTCCGGCTCAAAGGCGCCTGCCACTGTCGCGCCGTTACGTTCGAAGTTGAAAGCCACACGCCTGCGCCCTTCATGCTCTGCTATTGCTCGATCTGTCGCAAGCAGCAGGGTGGCGGCGGTTTTGCCATCAATCTCGGCGCGGATTCTCGCAAGATGAGCGTGTCGGGCAAGAAACATCTCGGCGTGTACCAAGCCGAAATTGAGGACGACGAGCACGAGGGTTGCGAAGTTTCTTCCGGGCAGCGCAATTTTTGTAAGAAGTGCGGCGCGGCCCTTTGGCTCTATGACCCGACCTGGCCGGAACTCATCCACCCGTTCGCCTCGGCGATCGACAGCGAGCTGCCTCAGCCGCCCGAAAGGGTCCATATCATGCTGAAGTACAAGGCAAGCTGGGTTGAGCCGGACATCGGTCCGGCTGACAAAGTGTTCGATGTCTATCCTGAAGAGTCGATCGCCGATTGGCATCGGCGAACTGGCATGTGGGTGGATTAG
- a CDS encoding ABC transporter permease: protein MTLNLQTSTVRPRRIEVPRPLPVGLRQIARPFAALLLPAAILAIWQTVAASGWMPPQILPAPSVVGATLIDLIRTGDIATNLAISARRLLWGFAFGAAIGLALGILLGVSERARAYLEPTTRALFAIPTLGWLPIMILIFGIEEPLKILLISKAVLVPIVVNTSQGIRNISAEYTEVARVLRLRPATRFWKLTLPAALPTIFSGVRLGLSHAFIALVVVEMLAATEGIGYMMVWGRTLFQTDIVLAGMIVVGVIGFALDTGLRAIERRLSTGKTADD, encoded by the coding sequence GTGACCCTCAATCTGCAAACATCGACGGTGAGACCACGGCGCATCGAAGTGCCGCGACCTCTCCCCGTCGGCCTCAGGCAGATCGCCAGACCCTTTGCCGCTCTCCTCCTTCCAGCGGCAATCCTGGCGATATGGCAGACTGTGGCGGCATCGGGCTGGATGCCGCCACAGATTCTGCCAGCCCCGAGTGTTGTCGGCGCGACCTTGATCGACCTAATCCGCACCGGCGACATCGCCACCAATCTCGCCATCAGCGCGCGCCGCCTGCTCTGGGGCTTCGCTTTCGGTGCGGCCATCGGTCTGGCGCTCGGCATTCTGCTGGGCGTGTCGGAACGGGCTCGCGCCTATCTGGAACCAACGACACGGGCGCTCTTCGCCATTCCGACTCTCGGCTGGCTGCCGATCATGATCCTGATCTTCGGCATCGAGGAACCGCTGAAAATCCTGCTCATCAGCAAAGCGGTGCTGGTGCCGATCGTCGTCAACACCTCGCAGGGCATTCGCAACATTTCCGCCGAATACACCGAGGTCGCCCGCGTGCTGCGCCTGCGGCCGGCCACGCGTTTCTGGAAGCTGACCTTACCGGCGGCGCTGCCGACCATTTTCAGCGGCGTCCGGCTCGGACTAAGCCACGCCTTCATCGCTTTGGTCGTGGTCGAAATGCTCGCCGCCACGGAAGGTATCGGTTACATGATGGTGTGGGGGCGCACGCTGTTTCAGACCGACATCGTACTCGCCGGCATGATCGTCGTCGGCGTCATCGGCTTTGCTCTCGACACCGGCCTGCGCGCCATCGAGCGGCGGCTGAGCACCGGGAAGACAGCCGATGACTGA
- a CDS encoding CoA-binding protein yields the protein MNHDRYDDDYIRTILKTVKTIAMVGASANDARPSYFVFKYLLGRGYRMIGINPGLAGKELLGAPCYASLKDVSEPIDMVDIFRNSETAGAVVDEALLLDPLPKVIWMQLTVRNDEAAARAEAKGIQVVMNRCPKIEYGRLSGEIGWTGVNSRILSSKKPALARGFQKFTIDRR from the coding sequence ATGAACCACGACCGTTACGACGACGACTACATCCGCACCATTCTGAAAACCGTGAAAACGATCGCCATGGTCGGCGCCTCGGCCAATGACGCGCGCCCGTCCTATTTCGTTTTCAAATATCTGCTCGGGCGCGGCTACCGCATGATCGGCATCAATCCGGGCCTCGCCGGCAAAGAGCTTTTGGGCGCGCCCTGCTACGCCAGCCTGAAGGACGTGTCTGAACCCATCGACATGGTCGACATCTTCCGCAATTCGGAAACGGCGGGCGCGGTCGTCGATGAAGCGCTGCTGCTCGATCCCCTGCCCAAGGTGATCTGGATGCAGCTCACCGTGCGCAATGATGAAGCGGCGGCGCGCGCCGAAGCCAAGGGCATTCAAGTGGTGATGAACCGCTGTCCAAAGATCGAATACGGCCGGCTCTCCGGCGAAATCGGCTGGACCGGCGTCAACTCGCGCATTCTCTCCTCCAAGAAACCGGCGCTGGCGCGCGGCTTCCAGAAATTCACCATCGACCGACGATGA
- a CDS encoding enoyl-CoA hydratase translates to MVTTLTKDQANAPAAPAPLRREDDGSVALLTLNDPQRRNALSLATIAALQQAFDAIAADDKVRVVILAAEGPAFSAGHDLKELTAHRDDADGGRAFFEQTFGTCATMMQAIVALPQPVIAAIEGVATAAGCQMVAACDLAIASDDAQFATPGVNIGLFCSTPMVALSRNVSRKHAMEMLLTGELIDASEAARIGLVNRMVPKGAALTEALALAHKIAEKPRSTITLGKRAFARQLEMPLAEAYAHTSRVIVENMLHADAAEGVCAFIEKRAPRWGKR, encoded by the coding sequence ATGGTCACAACCCTGACGAAGGATCAAGCCAACGCGCCAGCCGCCCCAGCGCCCTTGCGCCGGGAGGATGACGGCTCGGTCGCCCTCCTGACGTTGAATGATCCGCAGCGGCGCAATGCGCTGTCGCTGGCCACCATAGCAGCGCTCCAGCAGGCGTTTGATGCGATCGCTGCCGACGACAAGGTGCGGGTCGTCATCCTCGCCGCCGAAGGCCCCGCCTTCAGCGCCGGCCACGACCTGAAGGAGCTGACCGCCCATCGCGACGATGCCGATGGCGGGCGCGCCTTCTTCGAGCAGACGTTTGGCACCTGCGCGACGATGATGCAGGCGATCGTGGCGCTGCCGCAGCCGGTGATCGCCGCCATCGAAGGGGTCGCCACGGCCGCCGGCTGCCAGATGGTCGCCGCCTGCGATCTCGCCATCGCCAGCGACGACGCCCAGTTCGCCACGCCCGGCGTCAACATTGGCTTGTTCTGTTCGACGCCGATGGTGGCGTTGTCGCGCAACGTCTCGCGCAAACATGCGATGGAAATGCTGCTCACCGGCGAGCTGATCGACGCGAGTGAGGCAGCACGCATCGGCCTCGTCAACCGCATGGTGCCCAAGGGCGCGGCGCTGACCGAGGCGCTCGCATTGGCACATAAGATCGCCGAGAAGCCGCGCTCCACCATCACGCTTGGCAAGCGCGCCTTCGCCCGACAATTGGAAATGCCGCTGGCGGAAGCCTATGCCCACACCAGCCGTGTCATCGTCGAGAACATGCTGCATGCGGATGCGGCCGAAGGCGTCTGCGCCTTCATCGAAAAACGTGCGCCGAGATGGGGCAAAAGGTGA
- a CDS encoding TIGR00645 family protein produces the protein MATPTPTPSVVRKSLPPLPWMIFGSRWLQLPLYLGLIAAQVVYVILFMKELWHLITHATSFSEQEIMLVVLALIDVVMISNLLVMVIVGGYETFVSRLNLSGHPDEPEWLSHVNAGVLKIKLAMAIIGISSIHLLRTFIEAGNLGTAGRTTNYTEAGIMWQTIIHALFILSAIGIAYVERLSADAYAKNHEPH, from the coding sequence ATGGCCACGCCCACGCCGACACCTTCCGTTGTACGAAAGTCGCTCCCGCCCTTGCCCTGGATGATCTTCGGCTCTCGCTGGTTGCAGCTGCCGCTGTATCTCGGCCTGATCGCCGCCCAGGTCGTCTACGTGATTCTGTTTATGAAGGAGCTCTGGCATCTCATTACACATGCTACATCTTTCAGCGAGCAGGAGATCATGCTCGTGGTGCTGGCGCTGATCGATGTGGTGATGATCTCGAACCTATTGGTGATGGTCATCGTCGGCGGCTACGAGACCTTTGTCTCGCGTCTCAACCTCAGCGGCCATCCCGATGAGCCGGAATGGCTCAGCCACGTCAATGCAGGCGTGCTCAAGATCAAGCTGGCCATGGCGATCATCGGCATCTCCTCGATCCACCTGCTGCGCACCTTTATCGAGGCGGGCAATCTCGGCACCGCTGGCCGGACGACGAATTACACCGAGGCCGGCATCATGTGGCAGACGATCATCCACGCGCTCTTCATCCTCTCGGCCATTGGCATTGCCTATGTGGAGCGCCTGTCGGCGGATGCCTACGCCAAGAACCACGAGCCGCACTGA
- a CDS encoding GNAT family N-acetyltransferase — protein MVGKLQWAALTVADLDEVGRLAAALHPGLPERQSVFAEKIGLFPDGCRKLIKHDRLVGYGIAHPWRLDDIPALDTFLDALPQTADCLYVHDVAIDPAARGQGAAGLLIADLRALAAKRTLGKLACVSVYGTHVMWARYGFRTRKVEALAGKLAGYGESAKYMVADV, from the coding sequence ATGGTGGGCAAGCTGCAATGGGCGGCGTTGACGGTGGCCGATCTCGATGAGGTCGGCCGGCTCGCCGCGGCCCTGCATCCGGGGCTGCCGGAACGCCAGTCGGTCTTCGCCGAGAAAATCGGCCTGTTCCCGGACGGCTGCCGCAAGCTGATCAAGCACGACCGCCTCGTCGGCTATGGCATTGCCCATCCCTGGCGCCTGGACGACATTCCAGCGCTCGATACGTTTCTCGACGCGCTGCCGCAGACCGCCGATTGTCTCTACGTGCACGACGTCGCCATCGACCCTGCGGCGCGCGGGCAGGGCGCGGCGGGCCTGTTGATCGCCGATCTCCGCGCGCTTGCCGCGAAACGCACGCTGGGCAAGCTCGCCTGCGTCTCAGTCTACGGCACCCACGTGATGTGGGCGCGTTACGGCTTTCGCACGCGCAAGGTGGAAGCGCTGGCCGGCAAACTCGCGGGCTATGGCGAGAGCGCCAAATATATGGTCGCCGACGTCTGA
- a CDS encoding MFS transporter, which produces MYHQIPPLIRRNTALFALTQSFTGAGMQFAYGFGPLMVMELTGSASLAGLSVSLIGLSRFLVAYPAGKVTDAYGRKPGIQLGLILALVGCLILFLAMSKQSIIIFTVGLLIFGMGMNASQQLRVAAADMYPPRMRAQALGFVALGSLVGLVFAPILISISDAVAPRVGQDPLGLPWLMLPVIIIAGMIIANLVRPDPKEIGMNLQRYYPDYVPPPQLERAASQPFNSRFLFTNRRLLIATVANSAANGNMSIVMVLTSLVLHHHGHSLLAIAISHMFHSAGMFGFTIPLGRLADRFGRERVMFPGVATTIVGALMLALTSAWWSVTVGTFLVGIGWAAANVAATALIADHAPAEHRGRAIGVNDSCAGATSVFAALVTGPLIDWSGLPATGFTAVLLAAVPFLLLMMPKPAEQSKA; this is translated from the coding sequence ATGTATCATCAGATTCCACCACTCATCCGCCGTAACACGGCTCTGTTCGCGCTGACGCAATCCTTCACCGGCGCGGGCATGCAGTTTGCTTACGGTTTCGGGCCGCTGATGGTGATGGAACTGACGGGATCGGCAAGCCTCGCCGGTCTTTCAGTGAGCCTCATCGGCCTCAGCCGCTTTCTCGTCGCCTATCCCGCCGGCAAGGTGACGGATGCTTACGGGCGCAAGCCCGGCATTCAGCTGGGTCTCATCCTGGCGCTCGTTGGTTGCCTGATCCTGTTCCTCGCCATGAGCAAGCAGAGCATCATCATCTTCACCGTCGGCCTGTTGATCTTCGGCATGGGGATGAACGCCTCGCAGCAATTGCGCGTCGCCGCCGCCGACATGTATCCGCCGCGCATGCGCGCACAGGCGCTCGGCTTCGTCGCGCTCGGCTCCCTCGTCGGCCTCGTCTTCGCGCCGATCCTGATCTCGATTTCCGACGCGGTGGCGCCGCGCGTGGGACAGGATCCGCTCGGCCTGCCCTGGCTGATGCTGCCGGTGATCATCATCGCCGGCATGATCATCGCCAATCTGGTGCGGCCCGATCCGAAAGAGATCGGCATGAACCTGCAACGCTATTATCCCGACTATGTGCCGCCGCCGCAGCTGGAGCGCGCCGCTTCACAGCCGTTCAACTCGCGCTTTCTGTTCACCAACCGGCGTCTGCTCATCGCCACGGTCGCCAACAGCGCCGCCAACGGCAATATGTCGATCGTCATGGTGCTGACGTCGCTGGTGCTGCACCACCATGGCCACTCGCTGCTCGCCATCGCCATTTCGCACATGTTTCATTCGGCCGGCATGTTCGGCTTCACCATTCCGCTCGGCCGCCTGGCCGATCGGTTCGGCCGCGAGCGCGTGATGTTTCCTGGTGTCGCGACCACCATTGTCGGCGCCTTGATGCTGGCGCTGACCTCGGCGTGGTGGAGCGTGACGGTCGGCACCTTCCTGGTCGGCATCGGCTGGGCGGCGGCCAATGTGGCGGCGACGGCTTTGATCGCCGACCATGCCCCGGCCGAACATCGCGGCCGCGCCATCGGCGTCAATGACAGCTGCGCCGGTGCGACCAGCGTGTTCGCGGCTCTGGTCACCGGCCCGCTGATCGACTGGAGCGGCCTGCCGGCCACGGGCTTTACCGCCGTGTTGCTGGCGGCGGTGCCGTTCCTGCTGTTGATGATGCCAAAACCAGCCGAGCAATCAAAAGCTTAG
- a CDS encoding AEC family transporter, translated as MQIFSILLDVVGPVFLIAFVGYLWARAGKPLDGTFVAVLVNTVSTPCLVVDTLTRSGLTFSILGTVGLAATLTLLTSAALGYLLVRAMGASVQAFLPSMIWSNGGNMGLPMSLFAFGDMGLALAIGFFALSSMTNYTFGRAIAAGGLKFADLVRMPIIWAIIVALVLIWTGLSLPPIVARSLNLLGGLTVPLMLMSLGYSLASLRIASWRRSTIFALARLLGGFAIGWGVATLLGLEGVARGVVVIQSAMPPAVLNYLWAATYDNEPEEVAGIVVLSTMISVAFLPVFLWTVM; from the coding sequence ATGCAGATATTCTCCATTCTCCTTGACGTCGTCGGGCCGGTCTTTCTGATCGCCTTCGTCGGTTATTTATGGGCACGGGCCGGCAAGCCGCTCGACGGCACCTTCGTGGCTGTCCTGGTCAACACCGTCTCGACCCCTTGTCTGGTCGTCGACACGCTCACCCGTTCCGGGCTGACCTTCTCCATCCTCGGCACGGTGGGGCTGGCGGCGACATTGACGCTGCTCACCTCCGCGGCGCTTGGCTATCTGCTGGTGCGCGCCATGGGCGCCTCGGTCCAAGCCTTCCTGCCGTCGATGATCTGGTCGAACGGCGGCAACATGGGCCTGCCCATGAGTCTGTTCGCCTTCGGCGACATGGGGCTGGCGCTCGCCATCGGCTTTTTCGCTCTGTCGAGCATGACCAACTACACCTTTGGCCGCGCCATCGCCGCCGGCGGGCTGAAATTTGCCGATCTGGTGCGCATGCCGATCATCTGGGCCATCATCGTGGCCTTGGTGCTGATCTGGACCGGCCTGTCGCTGCCGCCCATCGTAGCGCGCTCGCTCAATCTGCTCGGCGGCCTCACCGTGCCCTTGATGCTGATGTCGCTTGGCTATTCCCTGGCCAGCCTGCGCATCGCTTCCTGGCGGCGCAGCACGATCTTCGCTTTGGCGCGCCTGCTCGGCGGCTTTGCCATCGGCTGGGGCGTGGCGACGCTGCTCGGTCTCGAGGGCGTGGCGCGCGGCGTCGTCGTTATTCAGTCGGCCATGCCGCCGGCGGTGCTGAATTACCTATGGGCGGCCACCTACGACAATGAACCGGAGGAGGTGGCGGGCATTGTCGTTCTGTCGACCATGATCTCGGTGGCTTTCCTACCGGTGTTTCTGTGGACCGTCATGTAG